A single window of Nicotiana sylvestris chromosome 5, ASM39365v2, whole genome shotgun sequence DNA harbors:
- the LOC104250195 gene encoding uncharacterized protein: MPELFQATQVYTPRTIQLWKSLLNWLAFFFQIFLQILKGNSSLLSSPPQFKPLPDVELLEEEEEAEAAPSSVALSTLQITTGNVPTSLEEERSQRLTVVLDLDDTLICAYETSSMPTMMRTQATEAGLKWFELECISSDKEYDGKPKINYVTVFERPGLHEFLKQLSKFANLVLFTAGLEGYARPLVDKIDPENWFSHRLYRPSTISTEFREHVKDLSSISKDLCRIVIVDNNPFSFLLQPLNGIPCIPFSPGQPDDEQLLEVILPLLKHLSEQKDVRPMLHERFQMPEWFQNHGIPAYRFME; encoded by the exons ATGCCGGAGCTGTTTCAGGCTACACAAGTCTACACGCCGAGAACTATACAGCTCTGGAAATCGCTACTGAATTGGCTAGCGTTCTTCTTCCAGATCTTTCTTCAGATCCTCAAAGGCAATAGCTCTCTTCTCTCTTCTCCTCCGCAGTTCAAGCCACTGCCTGACGTTGAGCTGctggaagaggaggaggaggcggAGGCGGCGCCGTCATCCGTCGCTCTCTCGACTCTGCAAATCACAACCGGAAATGTTCCGACTAGTCTCGAGGAGGAACGTTCACAGAGGCTCACG GTGGTTCTTGACTTGGATGATACTTTAATTTGTGCATATGAGACATCAAGTATGCCGACAATGATGCGTACCCAGGCAACAGAGGCTGGGTTGAAGTGGTTTGAGCTCGAGTGCATATCTTCGGACAAG GAATATGATGGCAAACCTAAGATCAACTATGTCACAGTTTTTGAACGTCCTGGATTACACGAGTTTTTAAAACAACTTAGCAAATTTGCTAATCTGGTCTTGTTTACTGCTGGACTTGAAG GATATGCAAGACCCCTTGTTGACAAAATTGATCCTGAGAATTGGTTTAGCCATAGACTTTATCGGCCTTCAACTATTAGCAC GGAATTCCGGGAACATGTGAAGGACCTATCATCCATATCAAAGGATCTATGCCGGATTGTCATTGTTGATAACAACCCATTCAGTTTTTTGTTACAGCCTTTAAATGGGATTCCGTGCATTCCGTTTTCTCCTGGACAACCCGATGACGAGCAG CTTTTGGAAGTAATCCTTCCACTTCTCAAGCATCTCTCTGAGCAGAAGGATGTAAGGCCTATGCTCCACGAAAGGTTTCAAATGCCAGAATGGTTTCAAAACCATGGAATTCCCGCTTATCGATTTATGGAGTGA